A genomic segment from Glycine max cultivar Williams 82 chromosome 1, Glycine_max_v4.0, whole genome shotgun sequence encodes:
- the LOC100500391 gene encoding uncharacterized protein LOC100500391 yields the protein MVLWEITLGTAYFLGLKRTYRLALRIQRRIVSPKYPKLLQFLHRRTRAVFDVAIRVHRNIQVRDIEVGRNFGNFILRWLDRMKPSAQIRGPPPSNGITSRESVGKRLSAGRSSNQKGSGTSRRDSDRHLFTSSRIMHFPTVARMMRPPNPAGITIHGRHFSTSTPQTVGSIYRVNWSEGVIRKDIMQWLRHN from the exons ATGGTGTTGTGGGAGATAACGCTCGGAACTGCGTATTTCTTGGGTCTGAAGCGAACTTACAGGCTCGCTCTCAGGATTCAACGCAGGATCGTAAGCCCTAAGTACCCTAAGCTCCTCCAATTTCTTCACAG ACGGACCCGTGCTGTGTTTGATGTAGCTATCAGAGTGCATCGTAACATTCAAGTTAGGGACATAGAAGTGGGACGGAATTTTGGGAACTTTATATTGCGATGGCTGGATCGAATGAAGCCATCGGCTCAGATTCGCGGTCCCCCACCTTCTAATGGTATTACATCAAGAGAAAGTGTTGGAAAACGTTTATCAGCAGGTAGAAGTTCCAATCAGAAGGGTTCTGGAACGTCAAGGAGGGACTCTGATAGGCATTTGTTTACCTCATCAAGGATAATGCATTTTCCTACAGTAGCGAGGATGATGCGACCGCCGAATCCTGCTGGGATTACCATCCATGGCAGGCACTTCAGTACCTCTACGCCTCAAACTGTTGGATCAATTTACAGGGTAAATTGGTCAGAGGGTGTTATTAGGAAGGATATTATGCAGTGGTTGAGGCATAACTAA
- the LOC100809613 gene encoding binding partner of ACD11 1 has product MTIKTVKVSNVSLGATEQDIKEFFSFSGDIEYVELRSHDERSQIAYITFKDSQGAETALLLSGATIVDMPVTITQDPDYQLPPAALASSVRETQTPGGADSALRKAEDVVSGMLAKGFILGKDAVNKAKTFDEKHQLSSTASAKVASFDQKIGLSEKISAGATVVSDRVREVDQKFQVSEKTKSAFAAAEQTVSNAGSALMKNRYVLTGASWVTGAFSKVSKAAGEVGQKTKEKVEGAEEHQKRKVEDQYAQVLSESPKAAEASEQKSSKPAPAQGLIL; this is encoded by the exons ATGACG atAAAAACTGTTAAAGTCAGTAACGTTTCCTTGGGAGCAACTGAGCAAGACATTAAGgagttcttttcattttctggtgATATTGAATATGTTGAACTACGGAG CCATGATGAACGATCTCAAATTGCTTATATTACCTTCAAGGATTCACAGGGAGCTGAGACTGCACTACTGCTTTCA GGGGCAACAATAGTCGATATGCCAGTTACAATAACTCAGGATCCAGATTACCAGCTTCCACCTGCTGCGTTAGCGTCATCT GTAAGAGAAACTCAAACTCCTGGTGGTGCTGACTCTGCTTTACGGAAGGCAGAGGATGTGGTCTCCGGCATGCTAGCCAAGGGCTTTATCTTAGGAAAAGATGCTGTCAACAAAGCAAAGACCTTTGATGAGAAGCACCAGTTATCGTCGACAGCCTCAGCAAAAGTTGCATCTTTCGATCAgaaaattgggcttagcgagaaaATAAGTGCTGGAGCTACAGTAGTGAGTGATAGAGTTCGAGAAGTGGACCAAAAGTTCCAGGTTTCAGAAAAGACCAAATCAGCATTTGCTGCTGCAGAACAGACAGTGAGTAATGCTGGCTCTGCCCTAATGAAGAATCGCTATGTGCTTACTGGGGCATCCTGGGTAACTGGCGCTTTTAGTAAGGTTTCTAAGGCGGCTGGGGAAGTAGGACAGAAGACAAAAGAGAAAGTAGAGGGTGCAGAAGAACATCAGAAACGAAAAGTGGAAGATCAATATGCACAAGTCCTTTCTGAGTCCCCAAAAGCAGCAGAAGCAAGTGAGCAGAAATCTTCCAAGCCTGCTCCTGCTCAGGGTTTGATCCTTTGA
- the LOC100808005 gene encoding uncharacterized protein — MHRQSLGSPSPKVPKLITDEDDDAPKPHRLSLSLSSPPPTPPHKFVHLIPLLTLLCFFVLYLFSHSPSPSDLNHFTGFNRSPSHRLDLAEKIGGDIGQYMDVKRSDVLAIRSLQQLPKPRPHRKLADF, encoded by the exons ATGCATAGACAATCCTTGGGTTCTCCTTCTCCCAAAGTCCCCAAGCTCATCACCGACGAAGACGACGATGCTCCCAAACCTCACCGTCTCAGTCTCAGCCTCTCCTCGCCGCCGCCTACGCCGCCGCACAAGTTCGTCCACCTCATTCCTCTCCTCACTCTCCTCTGCTTCTTCGTCCTCTACCTCTTCTCCCACTCTCCCTCTCCATCAG ACTTGAATCATTTCACCGGATTCAACCGCTCGCCCTCGCACCGTCTAG atttggCGGAGAAGATCGGCGGCGACATTGGACAATACATGGATGTAAAAAGAAGCGATGTTTTGGCGATCCGAAGTTTGCAACAGCTTCCGAAACCTCGCCCTCACCGGAAACTCGCCGATTTTTAA